ACCCCATCTTCGAGGTCACTGGAAACAAGATCGTGGAACGCCAAGTGCCCGCGCTCACCGCCATCAACGAGCGCCTGCGCGACGACTATATCGGGGAGATTCAGGCCGGCGTGGACCGCTGGAACAAAATCATCGAGAAGACCGGCGTGGCCTTCCGCCTCACCCTCCCGCACAAGGGATTCCACCGCGCCATCGGCAACTTTGCCGGCCACTACATCAGCCCCGACGGGGAAGTCCTGAGCCAGGAAGCGTGGACCGACCGCCAGCACAAGTGGCTGCCCAGCCAGGAGGATTTTGCCTTCGTGCAGTCGCTGATGACCGGCCGCGTCGTCGAGCCCGGCAAATTCGCCAACTGGATCGCCCCGCCGATCCGCGGCATCAATAGCCAGCCGCTGAACTTCGAGTACGTGCGCTTCAATTGACCGGGGAATTGCCGCTCGCTGGCGGAGAAGGTGGTGCGGGAGAAGGGATTTGAACCCCTATGGCCTTGCGGCCGCCAGCTCCTAAGGCTGGTGCGTCTGCCAGTTCCGCCACTCCCGCGCCGCAAAAGACACTATACCGGGATTCGACGGCGATTCTCCAGTGTCTAGCGCGGCCTCCGTGCGCAGCGCGCGGCGGCCAGGGAGAATCCCGTCAGTCCAGTTGCTTGCCGAGCGTTTCCGGCAGGGTGAGCGTGAGCAGCGCGGCCACGAAAAACGCTCCGGCCTGCAGAAAAAACGCGGGGCCCAGACCGTAGTGTTTGGCGAGCGCGCCCACGGCGAAGGGCGCGGCGGCGGAGAGGCCGCGGCCGATGTTGTAGCTGAGGCCCATGGCGGCGGCGCGAATCTCGCCGGGAAAGATTTCGCTGGCGATGGCCGCATAACCGGAAAAGAAGCCGGTGCCGAAGAAGGCTACCAACGGCCCCAGCACGAGCAGCCAGAGCGGGCTGCGCGTCATCCCGTAGAGCGGCACCAGCATCGCCGCAACCAGCAGATAGGTGAAATACGGTTTTCTCCGTCCATAGGCGTCGGCGAAGAAGCCGAACATCGCGTACCCCAGCCATTTCCCGAAAGTCAGCACCAGAAAAAAGCTGGTGGTCTTGACCAGGCTCAAGCCGCGCCCGCCCTGCGCCACCGGCAGCGAGAGATACGCCGGAATCCACGTAAACAGGCCCCAGTAGCCGAACATCCCGCAGGTGTTCATGGCCGTGGCCAGGATCCCGTTGCGCAGAACCTTGCCGCGCAGCAGAGACCACGGCGACGTTTTCTGCCGCGGCGCTTTTTCCCGCTGCAGCCACACTTCCGGCTCCGGCACGCGCCGCTGAATCCAGAAGACCAGCAGGGCCGGCAGCACCCCGACGAAAAAGACCGCGCGCCAGCCGAAATGCGGGAGCACGAAGGCCACCACCAGGGCGGCGATGGCCTCGCCGATGGCGTAGGCCGACTGCATCAGGCCGAGCGCTTTGCCGCGATGCGCCGGGCGCCAGGTCTCCGCGATTAGCGCCGCTGCGGTGGTCCATTCGCCGCCCATGCCCAGGCCGAGGAGAAAACGGAACACCGCGAGTTGCGGCACGCTCTGCGAGAAGCCGCAGGCCGCGCTGGCCAGCGAATAGATCAGGATGGAGATCATCAGCGCGCGCGTGCGCCCGATGCGGTCGGCCACCACGCCGAAGAGAAATCCGCCGAGCGCCGAAGCCACCAGGGTCAGCGAATTCAGCAATCCCGCGGTGGCCTTGTCCATGCCGAAATTGCGGATCAAGTAGGTCAGGACCAGCGAGTACAACATCACGTCCATCGCGTCCAGCATCCAGCCCAGTCCGCCGGCGAAGAGCGAGCGGCGCTCCGCGGTGGTGACGTCCGCGATCCAGGAAAGATCGAAAACGCCGCGCGGTGTCTCTGCTGCGGGTGCGGATGGTGTCGGTGCTGCGGGTCCGGCAGGCACGTTGCTCATGCGCAGGTGTGCTCCATGACGTGGCCCCGATTGTAGCGGAACCCGCACCGCTGCGGTACGGAATGAGGCGGCGAGCTTGCGGCATTTCCGGCTGAGAAGAAAGGCGAGAAGACAGCACCGTAAAGCGCATGCCAGGTTGCACAGATTTCAGTTTGTATCGTTCGCTTCCGCAGGCACAGGCTGAAGCCTGTGCTGCTCGAGCTTCTGGGGCTCTTCCTCTTTCTTCGTTTCGGCTGCACAATCTCTCATCTGCAGATGACCCACAAATTTGATGCGGTGATCCTGGGCGCGGGGGCGGCGGGGCTGCTGTGCGCGGTGGAGGCGGGCAAGCGCGGGCGGCGCGTGGCGGTGCTGGAGCATGCCGAGCGGGCGGGGAAGAAGATCCTGATCTCCGGCGGGGGGCGCTGCAATTTCACCAACCTGCACTGCCGGGCGGAAAATTTTCTCTCCGCGAACCTGCACTTCGCGAAATCGGCGCTGGCGCGGTACACGCCGGCGGACTTCATTGCGCTGGTGGAAAAGCACGGCATCCCCTGGCACGAGAAGACGCTGGGGCAGCTCTTCTGCGACCGCTCGGCGCAGGACATTCTGGACATGCTGGAGGCGGAATGCCGGGCGGCCGGTGTGCAGATATTTCTGCAGAGCCGGATCCGCGAGGTGCGGCGAGCGACTGAATTCGTAGTGCGCACCGACGCGGCGGAATTCCGCGCGCCGGCGCTGGTGGTGGCCACGGGCGGGCTCTCCATCCCGAAGATGGGAGCGAGCGGGATGGGCTACGAGCTGGCGCGGCAATTCGGGCTGAAGATCGTGCCGACGCGGCCGGCACTGGTGCCGCTGGTGCTCGGTGGCAAAGACCGCAGCCGGTACTGCAATCTGGCGGGGGTCTCGGCGGAAGTGGTCGCGGGCACGGATGGCCACGCGTTCCGGGAGAAGATGCTGATTACGCACCGCGGGCTGAGCGGGCCGGCGATCCTGCAGATTTCGTCGTATTGGGAGAAAGGCAAGCGCATCCGCATCGACCTGGCGCCGGAACGCGAGGTGACGGCGGCGATCCGCGAAGGGCAGGCGCGCAACATGGCCGCGGCGCGCTCTGCGCTCCAGGGAGTGCTGCCGAAGCGTTTTGCAGAGCGCTGGCTGGAGCTGCACAAGCCGCGGGCCTGGACGAACGAAGCGCTGGCGGAGCTCGAGCAGCAGGTGCACGAATGGACGCTTGCGCCCACGGGCACCGAGGGCTACGAAAAAGCCGAGGTCACCGCGGGCGGAGTGGACACCGAGGAGCTGTCGAGCAAGACGATGGAAAGCCGGAAAGTGCCGGGGCTGTTTTTCATCGGCGAGGTTGTGGACGTCACGGGGCAGCTCGGCGGCTTCAATTTCCAATGGGCCTGGGCCTCCGGCGCGGCCGCGGGGCGGGCTCTATGACTTTTGCGCGGAGCCGCGGATCGCAAACAACGGGGCAGGCGCGAACTTGCTCACGCAGATAGTTTTACTTCGCTGATCTGGATGGTGGGCTGGGTGTTGGTGTAATTCGGCACGTCCGCCTGAATGGCCGGGGTATGGGGACCGAACGACGCCTGGACGGCCTCCACCGACTCGAATATGAAGTGGGCCATTGCCAGATAGGCCGGCGGCAATCCGGGCCCCGGCCCGCCGAGACCCTGCTCCACCGAATAACTCTTGATGGCCGGGCCAACATTGCGAAGGACCATCGGTATGTGCCGATTGCAGTAGTAAGCCATGTCGAAGGTGCTGCCCGGAGTGTTTGGATACATCACGCTGAGTTTGATCACTGTGTGCGTCTCCTGAATGGCCGTTAAATTAGCATGATCTCAGCCTTTTTTCTCTTCCAGTTGGGCCCAGCGGGCGTAGAGGGCATCGACGGCGCGCTGGGCTTCTTCCAATTGGAGGCAGGCGGCGTGCAGGCGCGGGGCGTCGCTCATGATGGCGGAGTCTTCGAGAGCGGCGTGCTTGGCGTGGAGATCCTGCTCGGCCTCGGCGATGCGCTGTTCCATGGCGGCGAATTCGCGGGCTTCCTGATAGGAGAGTTTTTTCTTCGCGGCGGCTGGAGGTGACGTTGGCACGGCGGGAGAGGGCCGGGTTGCGGATGGTTGCGTGGAAGCGGTCTGTTTCTGCTGCGACTCCTGCCACTCCTCCCACTGCAAGTAGTCGGCAAAGCGCTCCGCGCTACCCAGGCCGTCGAGGCCGAGGACCACGGTCGAGACGCGGTCGAGCATGTAGCGGTCGTGGGTGACCAGCACCAGCGCGCCGGGATACTCGAGCAGACTCTCTTCGAGAATTTCCAGCGTGGGGATGTCGAGATCGTTGGTCGGTTCGTCCAGGAGCAGAACGTCGGCGGGCTGGAGCATAAGCTGGGCGATCAGCACGCGGGCGCGCTCGCCGCCGGAAAGTCTCCCCACGGGCGTCTCGAGGTCCCCGGCGGCGAAGAGAAAGCGCGCGGCCCAGGCGGCGACGTGAATCACGCGCTCCTGGTAGATGACCGAATCGCTGTCGGGGGCCAGGGCGCGGCGCAGGGAAACGCAGGGATCGAGCTGGCGGCTCTGGTCGAAGTAAACGATGCGCAGGGGGTCGGCGCGACGGATGGTGCCGGCGGTGGGCTCAAGCTCCCCGCGCAGCAGGCGGAGAAGGGTGGTTTTGCCGCTGCCGTTGGGGCCGACGAGGCCCACGCGCATTCCCGAGGTGACGCTGAAATCGATGTCCTGGAACAGGGTGCGCTCGCCGATGGCGTAGCTCACGCCCTCGAGGGTGATCAGCTGCTTGGTCTTGCGATGGGACGCGGAAAAATCGATGCGTGCGATGACGCTGCGCGTGCGCGCGCTCAGGCCGGCGAGTTCGCCGATCAGCTCGTGGGCTTTGTCGATGCGCGCTTTGGATTTGGTGGTGCGGGCCTTGGGGCCGCGGCGCAGCCATTCGATCTCGGTGTGCACGCGGTTCTCGATGGCCTCCTGGTGCTTGCGCTGCGCGTGGAGGTAGGCCTCCTTGGCCAGCAGGAAGTTGCTGTAATTGCCGCGGACGCGCAGCAGGCCGTCTTCATAGATGCGGTCGAGCTCCACCACGTCGTTGGCGACGTTTTCCAGGAAGTAGCGATCGTGGCTAACGACGACGCAGGCGAACGGCGCGTTCTGCAGCACGCCTTCGAGCCACTCGATGCCGGCGAGGTCCAGGTGGTTGGTGGGCTCGTCGAGCAGGAGAATATCCGGCTGCTGCACGAGGGCTTCAACAATCGCCAGGCGTTTGCGCCAGCCGCCGGAAAGCGCCGCCGCTTCGGCGTCCAGGTCGTTGAAACCGGCGCGGCCCAGCGGTTCGGCCATGCGGGAGAGCCACTCGGCGTGGGGCACGGCGGCGCGTTCGAGGGCGCCCTCGATGACGGAGCGGATCGTTGCGCCCGAAGCAAACTCAGAACTCTGCGTGACGCAGGCGAAGCGGGTGCGCTTGCGGATGGCGATCTCCCCGCTGTCCGGCTTCACGCGGCCGTGGAGAATCTCCAGGAGGGTGGATTTCCCCGAACCGTTGGGGCCGATCACGCCGATGCGGTCGCCTTCGGAAACGGAGAAGGAGAGGTTTTGGAACAGCGGAGCGCTGCCGTATCGCTTCGAAAGTCCCTGGGCATTGATAATCGGAGGCAACGGACGCGGTAATCTCCTGTGGTGTGCTTACACTCAAGAATAGCAGAACTGGCGGCGGAACATCGGAGGGCGCAGCAGGTTAGAACCAATCGCTGCGATAAGCCACCCACCAGCTCACCACGCCGATGGGGAGAGTTGCTACGATAGCCCACCAGAATGGCAAAGCGACATCCGCGACCAGGCCCAGGGCGGTGAAGGCGGTCCAGAAGATCTTCTTTTGCATGTCTTTATTGTAGCCCGGATACACCGGGGTGAGGTGACGGCGATTGCGGAGATTGCTTGCGCCGCACGGGTCTGCTAGGCTGCGCGAAAGTAACGGCGGCGCGGGAGGTGGGCGATGGTGTTCTGCACGAAGTGCGGCGGACAGATGGACGAGCGGGCGGCGTTCTGCCCGCAATGCGGCACGGCGCACACGCCGGGGTCCGGGACCCCGCCTGGGAAAGGAAATGCGGCTGCGGGGAGCCCCGCCGGGGCGCAGGGCGGGCTCTCGGAAAACGCCGCGGCGGCGCTTTCCTACGCGCTGGGCTGGCTCACCGGGATTATTTTTCTGCTGATTGACAAGCGGCCGTACGTGCGTTTTCACGCCGCGCAATCGCTGGTGGTGTTCGGCGTGCTGCACGTGTTTCGCAGCATCCTTGCGGTGCTATTCGGGGTGGGGATTTTTGCCGGGGGGCGGCACCTGCTGGCGCCGGGAGTTCTGGTGCTGCACGTGATCAGCCTGGCCACTCTTCTCCTGTGGATTCTGCTGCTGATCAAGGCGTATCAGGGCGAGAAGTTCCGGGTGCCAGTGGCGTGCGAGATCGCCGACGGCCTGGTGGGGAAATAGGAGCCTGCGCGCGGGCCAAAGCCCGCAGGGCGCGGAGCCGCTGCATCACATGCCGCTGCCGCTGTGCGTGGCGCGCTCGATGTTGTCCGCGATGCGCAGAACCTGAAGAATGAATTCGAGGCCCAGGCGCACGCACAGAATCCAGACGAACAGGCCCGCGATCCCGGCTACGAGCACCAACACAGCCTGCGCCGGCGATTGCTGGTAGGCGGTAACGACCAGAGCGACGACGGTGACGCCTCCGCCGAGGAGCGCCAGGACGTAGAGGAGCTTGACGAGGCGGCGGAGTAGAGACTGTTCGAAGGAAAAGTCGAACAGGCCCACGAAGAAGTTCTGTCCATCCGGCATGATGCCTCCTGAGAAGTGGTTTGGCGGCTGGGTGCCTGAAGATAACTAAAGGGTTTTCGGGGGAGAAGTCAAGCGCGCGGGATGCCGGGAGCAAGGCGTGCCATGCGGCGGGGATACCTGTGGCGCATGGGAGACGGGGCCGTCTTCCGGAGGGACGCCGCGGGCGCTCCGGGTTTCCACTTGACTTTCCTGTTGCCGCCGTCCAGATTAAATAGCTTTGTTCTCTCCGGTGTGACACTCCGGGGGAGGGAAAGGCCATTTCGCGCTCACTATGACTCGGGTTCGGCTCTGTTTCCACGACCGTTGCTTCGACGGCATGGCCTCCGCGGCTCTCTTCTACCGCTTCTACCGCGAGCGTTTCGATGCGCAGGCGGAGTTCCAGTTCACGGGCATGACACACCGCGCGGCGCAGCCCTGGGAAGAGGGGCTGTTCGACGGCGACGAGAACGTCATCGTGGATTTCAAGTACTCGAATTCGCCGCGGGTGACCTGGTGGTTCGATCATCACCAGAGCGCCTTCCTGACGCCGGCGGACGCGGAGCATTTCCGGAAGCGCGGCAGCGGGCACCTGTTCTACGACCCCACGTACAAGTCCTGCACCAAGCTGATCGCCACGGTGGCGCGGGAGAAGTTCGGCTATGACACGGCGCCGCTCGCGGAACTGATTCACTGGGGCGACATTATTGATGGGGCGCAGTATCCGACGCCGCAGTTTGCCGTGGAGCTGACCGAGCCGGCAACGCAACTGGCGCTGGTCATCGAGGCGGCGCCAGAAAACGGGCTGCCGGCGCGGCTGATTCCGGAGGCAGCCTACCGGCCGCTGGCGGAGGTGGTGAAACTGCCGCTGGTGGCGCAGCATCTGGGCCCGCTGCTGGAGCGGCACCGCAAATCCATCGAGGTGCTGCGCGAGCGCATTGATGCGCGCGACGGCGTGATTTTCTTTGACGTGAGCGATCTGGACCTGGAGGGCTACAACAAGTTCATTCCCTACCTGCTGCATCCGGAATGCACGTATTCGGTGAGCGTGAGCGCGTCAGCGGTGCGCTCCAAGGTGTCGCTGGGGTCGAATCCGTGGATTCCCGGCGGGGTGGACCAGAATTTGGCGTCGCTGGCGGAGAAATTCGGCGGCGGCGGACACCCCAAGGTGGCGGCGATCTCTTTCGAGCCGGGCGACCTGGCGCGGGCGCGGGAAGTGGCCGCGGAAATTACCGTCCAGCTACGGCGCAAGTAAGGGCCGAGCGCCGATTCGACAAAAGCAGCGTTCCCATGTAAAATTTTTTAAGGTTTTTGCCATCAGTGGGCCGGTAGCTCAATGGTAGAGCAGCTGACTCTTAATCAGCGGGTTGCAGGTTCGAGTCCTGCCCGGCTCACCACTGATTTTCAATAACCGCCGAAAATGCAATCAGTTGACCCTGTGTGGCTCCTCCGGGCCAGAA
This DNA window, taken from Terriglobia bacterium, encodes the following:
- a CDS encoding MFS transporter — protein: MSNVPAGPAAPTPSAPAAETPRGVFDLSWIADVTTAERRSLFAGGLGWMLDAMDVMLYSLVLTYLIRNFGMDKATAGLLNSLTLVASALGGFLFGVVADRIGRTRALMISILIYSLASAACGFSQSVPQLAVFRFLLGLGMGGEWTTAAALIAETWRPAHRGKALGLMQSAYAIGEAIAALVVAFVLPHFGWRAVFFVGVLPALLVFWIQRRVPEPEVWLQREKAPRQKTSPWSLLRGKVLRNGILATAMNTCGMFGYWGLFTWIPAYLSLPVAQGGRGLSLVKTTSFFLVLTFGKWLGYAMFGFFADAYGRRKPYFTYLLVAAMLVPLYGMTRSPLWLLVLGPLVAFFGTGFFSGYAAIASEIFPGEIRAAAMGLSYNIGRGLSAAAPFAVGALAKHYGLGPAFFLQAGAFFVAALLTLTLPETLGKQLD
- a CDS encoding NAD(P)/FAD-dependent oxidoreductase yields the protein MTHKFDAVILGAGAAGLLCAVEAGKRGRRVAVLEHAERAGKKILISGGGRCNFTNLHCRAENFLSANLHFAKSALARYTPADFIALVEKHGIPWHEKTLGQLFCDRSAQDILDMLEAECRAAGVQIFLQSRIREVRRATEFVVRTDAAEFRAPALVVATGGLSIPKMGASGMGYELARQFGLKIVPTRPALVPLVLGGKDRSRYCNLAGVSAEVVAGTDGHAFREKMLITHRGLSGPAILQISSYWEKGKRIRIDLAPEREVTAAIREGQARNMAAARSALQGVLPKRFAERWLELHKPRAWTNEALAELEQQVHEWTLAPTGTEGYEKAEVTAGGVDTEELSSKTMESRKVPGLFFIGEVVDVTGQLGGFNFQWAWASGAAAGRAL
- a CDS encoding EthD family reductase, yielding MIKLSVMYPNTPGSTFDMAYYCNRHIPMVLRNVGPAIKSYSVEQGLGGPGPGLPPAYLAMAHFIFESVEAVQASFGPHTPAIQADVPNYTNTQPTIQISEVKLSA
- a CDS encoding ABC-F family ATP-binding cassette domain-containing protein, which produces MPPIINAQGLSKRYGSAPLFQNLSFSVSEGDRIGVIGPNGSGKSTLLEILHGRVKPDSGEIAIRKRTRFACVTQSSEFASGATIRSVIEGALERAAVPHAEWLSRMAEPLGRAGFNDLDAEAAALSGGWRKRLAIVEALVQQPDILLLDEPTNHLDLAGIEWLEGVLQNAPFACVVVSHDRYFLENVANDVVELDRIYEDGLLRVRGNYSNFLLAKEAYLHAQRKHQEAIENRVHTEIEWLRRGPKARTTKSKARIDKAHELIGELAGLSARTRSVIARIDFSASHRKTKQLITLEGVSYAIGERTLFQDIDFSVTSGMRVGLVGPNGSGKTTLLRLLRGELEPTAGTIRRADPLRIVYFDQSRQLDPCVSLRRALAPDSDSVIYQERVIHVAAWAARFLFAAGDLETPVGRLSGGERARVLIAQLMLQPADVLLLDEPTNDLDIPTLEILEESLLEYPGALVLVTHDRYMLDRVSTVVLGLDGLGSAERFADYLQWEEWQESQQKQTASTQPSATRPSPAVPTSPPAAAKKKLSYQEAREFAAMEQRIAEAEQDLHAKHAALEDSAIMSDAPRLHAACLQLEEAQRAVDALYARWAQLEEKKG
- a CDS encoding DUF4870 domain-containing protein, with translation MDERAAFCPQCGTAHTPGSGTPPGKGNAAAGSPAGAQGGLSENAAAALSYALGWLTGIIFLLIDKRPYVRFHAAQSLVVFGVLHVFRSILAVLFGVGIFAGGRHLLAPGVLVLHVISLATLLLWILLLIKAYQGEKFRVPVACEIADGLVGK
- a CDS encoding DUF4282 domain-containing protein, which translates into the protein MPDGQNFFVGLFDFSFEQSLLRRLVKLLYVLALLGGGVTVVALVVTAYQQSPAQAVLVLVAGIAGLFVWILCVRLGLEFILQVLRIADNIERATHSGSGM
- a CDS encoding phosphoesterase — encoded protein: MTRVRLCFHDRCFDGMASAALFYRFYRERFDAQAEFQFTGMTHRAAQPWEEGLFDGDENVIVDFKYSNSPRVTWWFDHHQSAFLTPADAEHFRKRGSGHLFYDPTYKSCTKLIATVAREKFGYDTAPLAELIHWGDIIDGAQYPTPQFAVELTEPATQLALVIEAAPENGLPARLIPEAAYRPLAEVVKLPLVAQHLGPLLERHRKSIEVLRERIDARDGVIFFDVSDLDLEGYNKFIPYLLHPECTYSVSVSASAVRSKVSLGSNPWIPGGVDQNLASLAEKFGGGGHPKVAAISFEPGDLARAREVAAEITVQLRRK